The following coding sequences lie in one Microcoleus sp. bin38.metabat.b11b12b14.051 genomic window:
- a CDS encoding aldo/keto reductase: protein MEKRQLGTSEIQITPIIMGTWQAGKRMWVGIDDAETVKAMRAAFDAGITTFDTAEVYGEGHSEQIIGKALSDVRSQVIYASKVFANHLKPDLVVEACDRSLKNLNTDYIDLYQIHWPAGTWNSESVPITETMDALNKLKEQGKIRAIGVSNFSRAQIAEAAQHGRIDSLQPPYSLFWRSVEKDAMPYCADNHISIIAYSSLAQGILTGKFGPEHKFAEGDHRAKNKLFITENYARVQTALNQLRPIADRHQTSLGNLALAWLIAQPQTNAIVGARDAKQATDNAKAAEIKLSQEDLKEIDAIGRTVTDSLDDNPVMWNF, encoded by the coding sequence ATGGAAAAGCGACAATTAGGGACATCAGAAATTCAAATTACCCCGATCATTATGGGGACTTGGCAAGCCGGGAAACGGATGTGGGTGGGAATTGACGATGCCGAAACTGTCAAAGCCATGCGCGCCGCTTTTGATGCCGGTATTACTACCTTTGATACCGCTGAGGTTTACGGCGAAGGACATTCCGAACAAATTATCGGTAAAGCGCTGTCGGATGTGCGATCGCAAGTAATTTATGCTAGCAAAGTCTTCGCCAACCACCTGAAACCCGATTTGGTAGTCGAGGCGTGCGATCGATCGCTAAAAAACCTCAACACCGATTATATCGACCTTTACCAAATCCACTGGCCCGCCGGCACTTGGAATTCCGAATCTGTACCAATTACCGAAACAATGGACGCGCTGAACAAATTAAAGGAACAGGGGAAGATTCGGGCGATCGGCGTTTCCAACTTTTCCCGCGCCCAGATAGCAGAAGCCGCCCAACACGGACGCATCGACAGCCTACAACCGCCCTATTCTTTGTTTTGGCGATCGGTAGAAAAAGACGCCATGCCCTACTGTGCCGACAATCATATCTCAATCATTGCCTATTCATCTCTAGCTCAAGGAATATTGACAGGTAAATTCGGGCCAGAGCACAAATTTGCAGAAGGCGATCACCGCGCCAAAAATAAGCTGTTCATCACAGAAAATTATGCCCGAGTGCAAACAGCATTAAATCAACTCAGGCCAATTGCCGATCGCCACCAGACAAGCTTAGGAAACTTAGCATTAGCATGGTTGATTGCACAGCCACAAACCAATGCAATTGTCGGCGCCCGCGACGCAAAACAAGCCACCGACAATGCGAAAGCTGCCGAGATAAAGTTGAGTCAGGAGGACTTAAAAGAGATTGACGCGATCGGGCGAACAGTTACAGATAGTTTAGATGACAACCCAGTCATGTGGAACTTCTAA
- a CDS encoding DUF1802 family protein translates to MKSTTRALKEWNVAVNALETGRTIVLLRKGGIREQAGQFNVADKQVLLYPTFEHQQPDLLKPDLASQVKIVESGWHPENIRIGSWAEITDAFLVAWEPAIKALFPYHVWNEKFVADRLKWKQNQPIYILLLRAYRLAEIAEIPYISEYGGCRSWIDLAAPISLEGSEAVLSDREYAARSNEIRSLMANPPNADALAKITTLAV, encoded by the coding sequence ATGAAATCCACCACTCGTGCGCTAAAAGAATGGAATGTAGCCGTTAATGCTTTGGAAACAGGCAGAACGATTGTGCTGTTGCGAAAGGGAGGCATTCGCGAGCAAGCAGGACAGTTTAATGTGGCTGACAAGCAGGTTTTGCTATATCCAACTTTTGAACACCAACAGCCGGATTTGTTGAAGCCGGATTTGGCGAGTCAGGTAAAAATTGTAGAATCTGGTTGGCATCCAGAAAATATTAGGATTGGCAGTTGGGCTGAAATTACTGATGCTTTTTTGGTGGCTTGGGAGCCAGCAATTAAGGCGCTGTTTCCTTACCATGTTTGGAATGAAAAATTTGTAGCCGATCGCCTGAAATGGAAACAAAATCAGCCAATTTATATTTTATTGCTGCGCGCTTACCGCCTCGCAGAAATAGCAGAAATCCCTTACATTTCTGAATACGGTGGTTGCCGTTCTTGGATTGATTTGGCGGCTCCGATTTCGCTGGAGGGCAGTGAAGCTGTTTTGAGCGATCGAGAATACGCGGCACGCTCAAACGAAATCCGCAGTCTGATGGCGAATCCTCCTAATGCCGATGCTTTGGCAAAAATCACAACGCTGGCGGTTTAA